Proteins from a genomic interval of Diaphorobacter sp. HDW4A:
- a CDS encoding p-hydroxycinnamoyl CoA hydratase/lyase, whose translation MSTTASNEAQTVACTVENRIAWVSFNRPEKRNAMSPALNRQMMRVLDDIEFRDDVGVVVLTGEGTAWTAGMDLKEYFRETEVLGMAGTRKAQRESYGWWRRLRWFQKPTVAMINGWCFGGGYGPLFSCDLAFASEDAKFGLSEINWGILPGGGASKVAVELLNFRRAMYHAMLGENIDGKTAADWGLVNEAVPADQLKARVTAVAESLLKKNPVALKATKDAIRRVREMTYDNAEDFLVRAQEAANSYDNEGRKEGLRQFIDEKTYKPGLGEYDLSKQKKA comes from the coding sequence ATGAGCACCACTGCATCAAACGAAGCGCAAACCGTTGCCTGCACCGTCGAGAACCGCATCGCGTGGGTGAGTTTCAACCGGCCCGAGAAGCGCAACGCAATGAGTCCGGCGCTCAATCGCCAGATGATGCGTGTGCTCGATGACATTGAGTTCCGCGACGATGTCGGCGTGGTGGTGCTGACCGGCGAGGGCACGGCCTGGACGGCGGGCATGGATCTGAAGGAATACTTCCGCGAAACCGAAGTGCTGGGCATGGCGGGCACGCGCAAGGCGCAGCGCGAGAGCTATGGCTGGTGGCGTCGTCTGCGCTGGTTCCAGAAGCCCACGGTCGCGATGATCAACGGCTGGTGCTTTGGCGGTGGTTACGGCCCGCTGTTTTCTTGCGATCTGGCGTTCGCATCCGAAGACGCGAAGTTCGGCCTCTCTGAAATCAACTGGGGAATTCTGCCGGGCGGCGGCGCATCCAAGGTGGCGGTGGAGCTGCTCAATTTCCGTCGCGCGATGTACCACGCGATGCTGGGCGAGAACATCGACGGCAAGACCGCTGCGGACTGGGGCTTGGTCAACGAGGCCGTGCCTGCCGATCAGCTCAAGGCGCGCGTGACGGCGGTGGCCGAAAGCCTGCTCAAGAAGAACCCCGTGGCGCTCAAGGCAACCAAGGACGCGATCCGCCGTGTGCGCGAGATGACGTATGACAACGCCGAAGATTTCCTCGTGCGTGCGCAGGAAGCCGCGAACAGCTACGACAACGAGGGCCGCAAAGAAGGCCTGCGCCAGTTCATCGACGAGAAGACCTACAAGCCGGGTCTGGGCGAATACGACCTTTCCAAGCAGAAGAAGGCCTGA
- a CDS encoding recombinase family protein yields the protein MLIGYMRVSKADGSQATDLQRDALIAADVDPAHLYEDQASGKREDRPGLASCLKALRSGDTLVVWKLDRLGRDLRHLINTVHDLTGRGVGLKVLSGHGAAIDTTTAAGKLVFGIFAALAEFERELIAERTVAGLASARARGRKGGRPFKMTAAKLRLAMAAMGQTETKVGDLCQELGITRQTLYRHISPKGELRADGIRLLSKM from the coding sequence ATGCTAATCGGCTACATGCGGGTATCGAAGGCGGATGGCTCCCAGGCCACTGACTTGCAGCGCGACGCGCTGATCGCCGCCGATGTCGACCCGGCGCATCTTTACGAAGACCAGGCATCCGGCAAGCGCGAGGATCGTCCCGGCTTGGCGAGCTGTTTGAAGGCGTTGCGTTCAGGGGATACCTTGGTCGTATGGAAGCTCGACCGGCTCGGGCGCGACCTTCGGCACCTGATCAACACCGTGCACGATCTGACTGGGCGTGGCGTCGGTCTCAAGGTGCTGAGCGGCCACGGTGCGGCCATCGACACGACGACCGCTGCTGGCAAACTGGTCTTCGGCATCTTCGCCGCACTGGCCGAATTCGAGCGCGAGCTGATCGCAGAGCGCACAGTAGCGGGCTTGGCCTCGGCGCGGGCGCGCGGTAGGAAAGGTGGTCGGCCTTTCAAGATGACCGCCGCCAAGCTGCGCCTGGCGATGGCGGCAATGGGGCAGACTGAAACTAAGGTCGGCGACCTGTGCCAAGAGCTCGGCATCACGCGACAGACCTTGTACCGGCATATTTCTCCCAAGGGGGAATTGCGCGCAGATGGAATACGACTGCTGTCCAAGATGTAA
- a CDS encoding integrase core domain-containing protein: MAKSHSRPHVSDDNPYSESQFKTMKYRPDFPARFGCIEDARLHCQAFFAWYNTEHRHSSIGYMTPQAVHYGLAPALRELRQTALDTAFRASPRRFKGLRPTPGKLPTAVWINPPAPEIVTTQTPSPCTVNS; encoded by the coding sequence ATCGCCAAGAGCCACAGTCGGCCCCATGTCTCCGACGACAACCCGTACTCGGAGTCGCAGTTCAAAACCATGAAGTACCGCCCGGACTTCCCGGCCCGCTTCGGCTGCATCGAGGATGCTCGCCTGCACTGTCAGGCCTTCTTCGCCTGGTACAACACCGAGCACCGCCACTCAAGCATCGGCTACATGACACCCCAGGCCGTTCACTATGGGCTTGCACCGGCCCTGCGTGAACTCCGCCAGACCGCGCTCGACACCGCGTTCCGGGCCTCTCCCCGGCGCTTCAAGGGCCTTCGCCCAACGCCCGGCAAACTGCCCACTGCGGTCTGGATCAACCCACCCGCGCCGGAGATCGTCACCACGCAAACGCCATCACCCTGCACAGTCAATTCATGA
- a CDS encoding Tn3-like element IS1071 family transposase, which yields MQGWHTTFLGMRGLPRDISDFEMKAFFTFDGAERDAINARRGDSHKLGLALHIGFLRMSGRLLGAFRVIPVALWRHLGNELGIAAPEVASLRAMYERGRTLFDHQQVACTVLGFQWMSEHQRRSLVRELRDEVARCADRDQLLVRARQWLYKNKLVIVHERAIRTLIAAALAQLEVETGTAIAASVDPATLDRWRASVSELRPDGQTQQSWLWAAPAKHSTRQISEVLERIDLLYTLDVHKHLADIPDLILRRYARRLVSRPPSAGAKIKEPARTVEVACFLRYCLFTTTDQLILMVQRRIADLWRQAAADVPATVNWAAMYKTLLGELVALSAQGAVPDAELRARLEALITETQKRKPPSRASLVREGLIDGIRPVRSLLVAIAKLPWQATGEHPAIEYLAKLQALYLKGSRKLPVEVVAPSLGMIWQVSISSPDRERAFQALEVATLFALRRAVRNGSVWIEHSLSFRGRARLFFTDERWQAESKKHYARLSLPSKAATFLKPLLARVTAGVDAVAAAARSGVLRVDDELHLSPLPAEDEDPEVTKLRAALDHRIGEVQLPEVILAVDAQVRFSWIMLGREPRSTDELLMVYAGIMAHGTSLTAVECARMIPQLSATSIRQAMRWARDERRLSQACQAVLEFMQRHPIAATWGRSDLASSDMMSMETTKRVWQARLDPRRNTPSIGIYSHVKDRWGIFHAQPFVLNERQAGVAIEGVIRQEKLETSQLAVDTHGYTDFAMSHARLLGFDLCPRLKELKQRHLFVPRGTKVPAEIAAVCEANVDVALIEKHWDSLVHLAASVMSGHASAVAALARFGSAAQGDPIYEAGVQLGRLLRTAFLADYFVKDAFRNELRRVLNRGEAVNALKRAIYTGRISPAQAKRVDEMQAVADALSLMANIVMAWNTSQMQAVLDRWSNRRQVIPPELIGKIAPTRLESINLRGVFRFPVDRYADQILPSRPNASITGTNG from the coding sequence ATGCAGGGTTGGCACACAACGTTTTTGGGGATGCGTGGGCTCCCCCGCGATATCAGCGACTTCGAGATGAAGGCATTTTTCACCTTCGATGGTGCCGAGCGCGACGCAATCAATGCACGCCGAGGTGATTCCCACAAGCTTGGTCTGGCGCTCCATATTGGTTTCCTGCGCATGAGTGGGCGTTTGCTCGGTGCCTTTCGGGTAATTCCAGTAGCCTTGTGGCGCCACCTTGGCAACGAGCTTGGCATTGCAGCACCAGAAGTCGCCTCGCTGAGAGCCATGTATGAACGCGGGCGCACGCTATTCGATCACCAACAAGTAGCCTGCACGGTCCTTGGATTCCAGTGGATGAGCGAGCACCAGCGCCGCTCACTGGTACGTGAACTGCGCGACGAAGTGGCGCGCTGCGCCGACCGCGATCAGCTACTCGTGCGGGCGCGTCAATGGCTGTACAAGAACAAGCTGGTGATCGTGCACGAGCGGGCAATTCGGACACTGATTGCGGCGGCACTTGCCCAGCTTGAAGTTGAAACAGGCACCGCCATCGCCGCCAGCGTTGATCCAGCAACACTTGATCGCTGGCGAGCCTCAGTTTCAGAGCTGCGCCCAGATGGACAAACCCAGCAGAGTTGGCTATGGGCTGCACCGGCGAAACACTCAACCCGCCAAATCAGCGAGGTACTGGAGCGCATCGACCTGCTTTACACGCTGGACGTTCATAAGCACCTGGCAGACATCCCCGATCTCATCTTGCGCCGCTACGCGCGCCGACTTGTCTCCAGGCCGCCCTCAGCCGGAGCCAAGATCAAAGAGCCAGCGCGCACCGTGGAGGTCGCATGCTTTCTTCGGTATTGCCTGTTCACCACCACAGACCAGTTGATCCTTATGGTGCAGCGCCGGATCGCCGATCTGTGGCGTCAGGCTGCCGCCGATGTCCCCGCTACCGTCAATTGGGCCGCAATGTACAAAACGCTGCTCGGCGAACTTGTTGCCTTGAGCGCGCAAGGTGCGGTGCCAGATGCTGAGTTGCGTGCCCGTCTTGAAGCCTTGATCACCGAAACCCAGAAACGCAAACCACCGAGCAGGGCCTCCCTGGTCCGCGAGGGATTGATTGATGGAATTCGCCCCGTGCGGTCGTTGCTCGTCGCCATTGCAAAGCTGCCCTGGCAGGCCACCGGCGAGCATCCTGCCATCGAGTACCTTGCCAAGCTGCAAGCTTTATATCTCAAAGGATCCAGAAAGCTGCCAGTTGAAGTGGTGGCACCAAGTCTGGGAATGATCTGGCAGGTTTCGATCTCCAGCCCAGACCGGGAACGGGCGTTTCAGGCGTTGGAGGTGGCCACCCTGTTTGCCCTGCGCCGCGCGGTGCGCAATGGCTCGGTCTGGATTGAGCACAGCCTGAGCTTTCGGGGTCGTGCGCGCTTGTTCTTCACGGACGAGCGTTGGCAGGCAGAGTCCAAGAAACACTATGCCCGTCTATCGTTACCCAGCAAGGCTGCCACTTTCTTGAAGCCTTTGCTGGCCAGAGTAACTGCCGGTGTCGATGCGGTGGCCGCTGCAGCCCGCAGTGGCGTACTGCGCGTGGATGATGAACTCCATTTGTCGCCATTGCCCGCAGAGGACGAAGACCCAGAAGTGACCAAGCTGCGCGCGGCTTTGGATCACCGCATCGGTGAGGTTCAATTGCCGGAAGTGATTCTGGCCGTTGACGCCCAGGTGCGCTTTAGCTGGATCATGCTCGGACGTGAGCCGCGCTCTACCGACGAGCTGCTGATGGTCTATGCCGGCATCATGGCCCACGGCACCAGTCTGACTGCGGTCGAATGCGCGCGCATGATTCCGCAATTGTCTGCCACCAGCATTCGCCAGGCCATGCGCTGGGCGCGGGACGAACGGCGTCTGAGCCAGGCCTGCCAGGCTGTGCTGGAATTCATGCAGCGACACCCGATTGCCGCCACCTGGGGGCGGTCCGATTTGGCATCTTCTGACATGATGAGCATGGAGACCACCAAACGGGTGTGGCAAGCCCGGCTTGATCCTCGGCGCAACACACCTTCCATTGGAATCTACTCCCATGTAAAAGACCGGTGGGGCATCTTCCATGCGCAGCCCTTTGTGCTCAATGAGCGCCAGGCGGGCGTGGCCATTGAAGGTGTCATCCGCCAAGAAAAGCTGGAGACCAGCCAGCTTGCTGTGGATACCCATGGCTACACCGACTTTGCCATGTCACATGCCCGTTTGCTTGGTTTTGATCTTTGCCCGCGGTTGAAGGAACTCAAACAGCGCCACCTCTTTGTGCCACGCGGCACCAAAGTGCCCGCAGAAATCGCTGCGGTGTGCGAAGCCAATGTCGACGTCGCTTTGATCGAAAAGCATTGGGATAGTCTGGTGCACCTGGCAGCCTCGGTCATGAGCGGACATGCCAGTGCGGTGGCAGCTCTTGCGCGGTTCGGTTCTGCCGCCCAGGGCGATCCAATCTATGAGGCTGGCGTGCAATTGGGGCGGTTGCTGCGTACGGCGTTTTTGGCTGACTACTTTGTCAAGGACGCTTTCAGGAACGAGTTGCGCCGGGTGCTCAATCGGGGCGAGGCTGTTAACGCCCTCAAGCGCGCCATTTATACCGGCCGGATCAGCCCGGCGCAGGCCAAACGTGTCGATGAAATGCAGGCTGTGGCCGATGCGTTGAGCCTGATGGCCAACATCGTGATGGCGTGGAATACCTCACAGATGCAGGCGGTCCTGGATCGCTGGTCGAACCGCCGCCAGGTCATTCCACCGGAACTGATCGGGAAGATTGCGCCCACCAGGCTGGAGAGCATCAACTTGCGGGGTGTGTTTCGCTTCCCGGTTGACCGCTATGCTGACCAAATCCTGCCTTCGCGGCCAAATGCATCGATAACTGGCACCAATGGATGA
- a CDS encoding MFS transporter: MSYITNPLNSNASATSENKGLGYAYYVTFVLLFAYTLSFVDRQILGLLVQPIKKDLSLADWEFSILHGFAFAIFYTLIGIFLGRVADRWNRRNLIIIGMLIWVLATGAGGYVTGFVSLFIARMLVGVGEAALSPAAYSILADYFPPERRARAMSIYTSGVYIGSATAFIVGGLVIQAASQGSEVVIPLLGSFKPWQAAFVYVALPGIPALLLMYTVREPLRRGIQTLVGQKQASTSTIATAHAHVPAPNLSHVIQHRSAYVPLLLAPGLSGLVTFSVTAWLPATFIRQWGWTPGEIGPAYGLIILTFGIGGMLTSGFLADYLTSRGKLVGSVAVSLCATAVLIASGLMLAYAQTPTIALVAVSITTFFLGMPVALAPPILQSITPNQLRGQVTSIYLLIVNLIGLGCGPFLVAFFTDFVFHDEKKVGMSLGLVCAMGATIGVICLASALGPYRRLVAEMQRAAKEAA; encoded by the coding sequence ATGAGTTACATCACCAATCCATTGAACTCCAATGCGAGTGCGACCTCGGAAAACAAGGGCCTCGGATACGCCTACTACGTCACCTTCGTGCTGCTTTTCGCCTACACATTGTCGTTCGTAGACCGGCAGATTCTGGGCCTGCTGGTGCAGCCGATCAAGAAGGACTTGTCGCTCGCCGACTGGGAATTCAGCATCCTGCACGGTTTCGCTTTCGCGATCTTCTACACGCTGATCGGCATCTTTCTTGGCCGCGTGGCAGACCGCTGGAACCGCCGTAATCTCATCATCATCGGCATGCTGATCTGGGTGCTGGCGACGGGGGCGGGCGGCTATGTCACCGGCTTCGTGTCGCTGTTCATCGCACGCATGCTGGTGGGGGTGGGCGAGGCCGCGCTGTCACCCGCCGCATACTCGATACTGGCGGACTACTTTCCGCCCGAGCGGCGCGCGCGTGCGATGAGCATCTACACCTCGGGCGTATACATCGGCTCGGCAACGGCCTTCATCGTCGGCGGGCTGGTCATTCAGGCCGCGAGTCAGGGCAGCGAGGTCGTGATCCCGCTGCTCGGCAGCTTCAAGCCGTGGCAGGCGGCGTTCGTGTATGTGGCGTTGCCGGGCATTCCCGCGCTGCTGCTGATGTACACGGTGCGCGAACCGCTGCGACGTGGCATCCAGACGCTTGTCGGTCAGAAGCAGGCATCGACATCCACCATCGCAACGGCTCATGCGCACGTGCCTGCACCCAATCTTTCCCATGTGATCCAGCATCGGAGCGCCTATGTTCCGCTGCTGCTCGCGCCGGGGTTGAGCGGTCTGGTGACCTTCAGCGTGACGGCTTGGCTGCCCGCGACCTTTATCCGCCAATGGGGTTGGACGCCCGGGGAGATTGGCCCTGCCTACGGTTTGATCATCCTGACCTTCGGCATCGGCGGCATGCTGACCAGCGGCTTTCTCGCGGACTATCTGACGAGCCGTGGCAAGCTGGTCGGCTCGGTCGCGGTGTCGCTTTGTGCGACGGCAGTGCTCATCGCCTCGGGGCTGATGCTCGCATATGCCCAGACGCCCACCATAGCGCTAGTGGCGGTGTCGATAACCACCTTTTTCCTCGGCATGCCGGTGGCGCTCGCGCCGCCGATTCTGCAGTCGATCACGCCCAATCAACTGCGCGGTCAGGTTACCTCGATCTATCTGCTGATCGTCAACCTGATCGGGCTCGGCTGCGGCCCGTTCCTTGTCGCGTTCTTCACCGACTTCGTGTTCCACGACGAGAAGAAGGTCGGCATGTCGCTGGGCTTGGTCTGCGCGATGGGCGCGACGATTGGCGTGATCTGCCTCGCATCGGCCCTTGGTCCCTATCGTCGCCTGGTCGCTGAGATGCAGCGCGCCGCGAAGGAGGCTGCATGA
- a CDS encoding IS66 family transposase, with amino-acid sequence MHRHIRGKWVCRCCQRQGVDRLVQEPAEPQIIERGIPASGLVAYTLISRFADHVPYYRQEAINARSGVHTPRSTLAAWAGQAGAALHPLYEALKRFVLGSAVVQADETTVDMLDPGAGKTRKAYVWAYARGEFDPRPGVVYDFCPGRGSKYPLAFLGGLPSPPGSQADRPAESRDPPWSGTLVCDRYGGYDSVLDPKVFPQRVSAACAAHARRKFDELAKSGKSTLATQAIVRFAAIYHAEKSFAGMDGPTRTQARQRIAAPLWQELHTWLKLERGRVADGGATANAIDYSLNHWPALTRHLLDGAVPVDNNHLERQIKPWAMGRKAWLFCGSELAGQRAAVVMSLVQSAKLNGLEPWAYLRDVLDRLPTHLNSRIDDLLPHRWQPPQIPD; translated from the coding sequence GTGCACCGGCACATCCGGGGCAAGTGGGTCTGCCGGTGCTGCCAGCGCCAGGGCGTCGATCGCCTGGTGCAGGAGCCCGCCGAGCCGCAGATCATTGAGCGGGGCATCCCGGCGAGCGGACTGGTGGCGTACACGCTCATCAGCCGGTTCGCCGACCATGTGCCGTACTACCGGCAGGAGGCGATCAATGCCCGCTCGGGCGTGCACACCCCGCGCTCGACGCTGGCCGCGTGGGCCGGTCAGGCGGGCGCGGCGCTGCACCCGCTGTACGAGGCGCTCAAGCGCTTCGTGCTGGGCAGCGCGGTCGTGCAGGCCGACGAGACGACGGTGGACATGCTGGACCCGGGTGCAGGCAAGACCAGGAAAGCGTACGTCTGGGCCTATGCACGCGGGGAATTCGATCCCCGGCCCGGCGTGGTCTACGACTTCTGTCCGGGGCGGGGCAGCAAGTACCCGCTGGCCTTCCTGGGCGGGCTGCCCAGTCCACCCGGCAGCCAGGCCGACCGGCCCGCCGAGAGCCGGGATCCGCCCTGGAGCGGCACGCTCGTGTGCGACCGCTACGGCGGCTATGACTCGGTGCTCGACCCCAAGGTCTTCCCGCAGCGTGTCTCGGCGGCCTGTGCGGCGCACGCCCGACGCAAGTTCGACGAACTCGCCAAGTCCGGCAAGAGCACCCTGGCCACCCAGGCGATCGTGCGCTTCGCGGCGATCTACCATGCCGAGAAGTCGTTCGCCGGCATGGACGGCCCGACGCGAACGCAGGCCCGTCAACGCATCGCCGCGCCGCTGTGGCAGGAGTTGCACACCTGGCTCAAGCTCGAACGCGGTCGTGTCGCCGATGGCGGCGCCACGGCCAACGCCATCGACTACAGCCTCAACCACTGGCCAGCGTTGACGCGCCACCTGCTCGACGGGGCGGTGCCCGTGGACAACAACCACCTCGAACGCCAGATCAAGCCCTGGGCCATGGGCAGGAAGGCCTGGTTGTTCTGTGGCAGCGAACTCGCCGGCCAGCGTGCGGCCGTGGTCATGAGCCTGGTGCAGTCGGCCAAGCTCAACGGGCTCGAACCCTGGGCCTACCTGCGCGACGTGCTCGATCGGCTGCCCACCCACCTCAACAGCCGCATCGACGACTTGTTGCCTCATCGCTGGCAGCCGCCGCAAATCCCGGATTGA
- a CDS encoding acetate--CoA ligase family protein has protein sequence MKTLHGTTNVEGSADIGRLLRPRSVAIVGASATPGALGASLLGNLERNGFAGDIHLINPKRADINGRVCLASVAQLPDGVDVAVLAIPQSAVLENVRALAERKVGAVVIFSAGFAEAGEQGLAEQHEIAEIARQSGMVIEGPNCLGCINYLDRIPLTFVEVNTAAKGAAATTVPLSIGVVSQSGAMMTVLCTTLASRDLPLSYAVSTGNEAASHAEDYVEFLLDDPHTRVIAMVVEHFRHPQRILAAVRRARALGKPVVLLHPGKSSAARESAATHTGAMAGDHSIMLTKMRRAGAMFATTLEELGDMAEIAVRCAQLPAQGVAILGESGAFKALCLDIAEDLGIALPVLDETNAPALRKAMPAFVAVSNPLDLTAQGLVEPDLYFRVLQALFDDARFSTIVVCLIQGDPVTSAIKMPPVLRAVRELRPHKSVIVAGLDQGAEVPASFIAEMRELGIPYFPSTERAFRAVRNINAFTTHSFDASAAPAITLSLPAKRSVVPEYESKVLLATVGVPFSAGRFARDVDEAVRAAAALGYPVALKAQSEQLSHKSEAGGVILGVADEAALRAAWQRMQDNVRAYDAGIALEGILVEAMGQRGLEMIIGAKTDPEWGPVILAGLGGVTAEVIKDVRLLDADLSVPEILVELDLLQSAALFHGFRGMPPLDLQAVAELIERIGQVLRGTPALREIDLNPVVVHPQGKGAVALDALMLIDQQAGGNAA, from the coding sequence GTGAAAACATTGCATGGGACAACAAACGTAGAAGGCAGCGCCGACATCGGCCGACTGCTGCGGCCGCGCTCGGTCGCTATCGTCGGGGCGTCGGCCACGCCGGGGGCGCTGGGCGCGTCACTGCTCGGCAATCTGGAGCGCAACGGGTTTGCGGGTGACATCCACCTGATCAACCCCAAGCGCGCGGACATCAACGGTCGCGTGTGCCTCGCATCGGTGGCGCAACTGCCCGATGGCGTGGACGTGGCGGTGCTCGCGATTCCGCAGTCGGCGGTGCTCGAGAACGTGCGCGCGCTCGCCGAGCGCAAGGTGGGTGCGGTGGTGATCTTCTCCGCGGGCTTTGCCGAAGCCGGTGAGCAGGGGCTTGCGGAGCAGCACGAAATCGCCGAGATCGCGCGCCAGAGCGGCATGGTGATCGAGGGGCCGAACTGCCTTGGCTGCATCAACTATCTGGACCGCATACCGCTGACCTTTGTGGAGGTCAACACGGCGGCTAAGGGAGCTGCAGCAACGACCGTTCCGCTATCCATCGGCGTGGTCTCGCAGAGCGGCGCGATGATGACGGTGCTCTGCACCACGCTCGCGAGCCGCGACTTGCCGCTGTCCTATGCGGTATCCACCGGCAACGAGGCGGCGAGCCATGCCGAGGACTATGTGGAGTTTCTGCTCGACGATCCGCACACGCGCGTGATCGCGATGGTGGTCGAGCATTTTCGTCACCCGCAGCGCATTCTGGCGGCCGTGCGGCGCGCACGTGCACTCGGCAAGCCTGTGGTGCTGTTGCATCCGGGCAAGAGCAGCGCGGCGCGCGAATCGGCGGCCACGCACACGGGCGCGATGGCGGGCGACCACTCCATCATGCTCACCAAGATGCGCCGTGCGGGCGCGATGTTCGCGACGACGCTCGAGGAGCTGGGCGACATGGCCGAGATCGCAGTGCGCTGCGCGCAACTGCCCGCACAAGGCGTGGCGATTCTGGGCGAGTCGGGCGCGTTCAAGGCGCTGTGTCTGGACATCGCGGAAGACCTCGGCATCGCGCTGCCCGTGCTGGACGAAACCAACGCGCCCGCGCTGCGCAAGGCCATGCCTGCGTTCGTCGCGGTCAGCAATCCGCTCGATCTGACGGCGCAGGGGCTCGTCGAGCCGGACCTTTATTTCCGCGTGCTGCAGGCGCTGTTCGACGATGCGCGTTTTTCCACCATCGTTGTCTGCCTGATTCAGGGTGACCCTGTCACCAGCGCGATCAAGATGCCACCCGTGCTGCGCGCGGTGCGCGAACTCCGGCCGCACAAATCGGTGATCGTCGCGGGGTTGGATCAGGGCGCGGAGGTGCCCGCGAGCTTCATCGCGGAGATGCGCGAGCTGGGCATTCCGTATTTCCCGAGTACCGAGCGTGCGTTCCGTGCGGTCAGGAACATCAACGCATTCACCACGCACAGCTTTGATGCCAGCGCAGCTCCGGCGATCACGTTGTCATTGCCCGCCAAGCGCAGTGTGGTGCCGGAGTACGAATCCAAGGTGCTGCTCGCCACCGTGGGCGTGCCGTTTTCTGCGGGCCGTTTCGCGCGTGATGTGGACGAGGCGGTGCGTGCCGCCGCCGCGCTCGGCTATCCGGTGGCTCTCAAGGCGCAGTCCGAACAGCTCAGCCACAAGAGCGAAGCGGGCGGCGTGATTCTCGGCGTGGCCGACGAAGCCGCGCTGCGTGCTGCGTGGCAGCGCATGCAGGACAACGTGCGTGCCTACGACGCGGGCATCGCGCTCGAAGGCATTCTTGTGGAGGCCATGGGCCAGCGCGGGCTCGAGATGATCATCGGCGCGAAGACCGATCCCGAATGGGGGCCGGTGATCCTCGCGGGGCTCGGCGGCGTGACGGCCGAGGTCATCAAAGACGTGCGGCTGCTCGATGCCGATCTGTCGGTGCCCGAGATTCTGGTGGAGCTCGATCTGCTGCAAAGCGCCGCACTGTTCCATGGGTTCCGTGGCATGCCGCCGCTCGATCTGCAGGCCGTCGCCGAGCTGATAGAGCGCATCGGCCAGGTGCTGCGCGGCACGCCCGCGCTGCGAGAGATCGATCTGAATCCCGTGGTCGTTCATCCACAAGGCAAGGGCGCGGTGGCGCTCGATGCGCTGATGCTCATCGACCAGCAGGCAGGAGGGAATGCGGCATGA